The Streptomyces aurantiacus genome includes a region encoding these proteins:
- a CDS encoding S1 family peptidase, which produces MRTKRTTPRSGIARRTRLIAVTSGLVAAAAFTIPSANASDASTFSTSQLKSANSSVLKADVPGTAWATDAKTGKVVVTVDSTVTKAEIAKIKRAAGTNAGALQIKHTPGKINKLIKGGDAIYATSWRCSLGFNVKNSAGADYFVTAGHCTDGAGSWYSNSGRTTVLGPTAGSSFPTNDYGLVRYSNTGVTKSGTAGSVDITRAATPAVGTNVIRTGSTTGTRTGRVTALNATVNYGGGDVVYGMIQTTVCAEPGDSGGPLYGSNGVAYGLTSGGSGNCSSGGTTFFQPVTEALSAYGVNVF; this is translated from the coding sequence GTGAGGACCAAGCGCACCACCCCCCGCAGCGGCATAGCGAGACGGACCCGGCTGATCGCCGTCACCTCCGGACTCGTGGCCGCGGCCGCATTCACCATCCCTTCCGCGAACGCGAGCGACGCATCCACGTTCAGTACGTCCCAGCTGAAGAGCGCCAACTCCTCGGTGCTCAAGGCCGATGTTCCGGGCACCGCCTGGGCGACCGACGCCAAGACCGGCAAGGTCGTGGTCACGGTCGACAGCACCGTCACCAAGGCGGAGATCGCGAAGATCAAGCGGGCCGCGGGCACCAACGCCGGTGCCCTGCAGATCAAGCACACCCCGGGCAAAATCAACAAGCTGATCAAGGGCGGCGACGCCATCTACGCGACCAGCTGGCGCTGCTCCCTCGGCTTCAACGTCAAGAACAGCGCGGGAGCCGACTACTTCGTGACCGCCGGCCACTGCACCGACGGCGCGGGCAGCTGGTACTCCAACTCCGGGCGCACCACGGTCCTCGGACCGACCGCGGGCTCCAGCTTCCCGACGAACGACTACGGTCTCGTCCGGTACAGCAACACCGGCGTCACCAAGTCCGGCACCGCGGGCAGCGTGGACATCACCCGCGCCGCCACTCCGGCCGTGGGCACCAACGTCATCCGTACCGGTTCCACCACCGGCACCCGCACAGGGCGCGTCACCGCCCTGAACGCGACCGTCAACTACGGTGGCGGCGACGTCGTCTACGGCATGATCCAGACCACGGTCTGCGCCGAGCCCGGCGACTCCGGCGGTCCGCTCTACGGCAGCAACGGTGTGGCCTACGGTCTGACCTCCGGCGGCAGTGGCAACTGCTCCTCCGGCGGCACCACGTTCTTCCAGCCGGTCACCGAGGCCCTGAGCGCCTACGGCGTCAACGTATTCTGA
- a CDS encoding alpha/beta fold hydrolase — MPSGIRMRDGRRLAFEEWGDPGGTPVVLLHGTPGCRHGVVPQEVIAARPGVRFIAYDRAGYGDSDRGPGRRVAQAARDVAALADALGLGRFAVLGRSGGAPHALACAALLPTRVRRVAAMASLAPPTTEGLNWFEGMAASNVDEYTRALTDPVDFADRLASRAAAVRADPAQLLASIRDGLTDSDRRIISTPAVSDMLLRNYRESLRTSAYGWIDDNLALLSHWGFDPARITRPVLLWHGAQDTFSPVGHFEWLARQIPRARPVLDPDGGHFAALEALPDVLDWLCATPRTDG; from the coding sequence GTGCCTAGCGGGATACGGATGCGGGACGGACGGCGGCTGGCGTTCGAGGAATGGGGCGACCCTGGCGGTACGCCGGTGGTGCTGCTGCACGGCACACCGGGCTGCCGGCACGGCGTGGTGCCGCAGGAGGTGATCGCGGCGCGTCCCGGGGTGCGGTTCATCGCGTACGACCGCGCCGGTTACGGGGACTCCGACCGTGGCCCCGGACGCCGGGTGGCGCAGGCGGCGCGGGACGTGGCCGCGCTGGCCGACGCGCTCGGGCTCGGCCGGTTCGCTGTGCTGGGCCGGTCGGGCGGCGCTCCGCACGCGCTGGCCTGCGCGGCGCTGCTGCCGACCCGGGTACGGCGGGTCGCCGCGATGGCGAGTCTCGCGCCGCCCACCACCGAGGGGCTGAACTGGTTCGAGGGGATGGCGGCGTCCAACGTCGACGAGTACACACGGGCACTGACCGACCCCGTGGACTTCGCGGACCGGCTCGCCTCACGGGCCGCGGCGGTCCGGGCGGACCCGGCCCAGCTCCTCGCGTCGATCCGGGACGGCCTCACCGACTCCGACCGGCGGATCATCTCCACCCCGGCCGTGAGCGACATGCTGCTGCGCAACTACCGCGAGTCACTGCGCACTTCGGCCTACGGCTGGATCGACGACAACCTCGCGCTGCTGAGTCACTGGGGTTTCGATCCGGCGCGCATCACCCGCCCGGTGCTGCTGTGGCACGGCGCCCAGGACACCTTCTCCCCGGTGGGCCACTTCGAGTGGCTGGCCCGGCAGATCCCGCGCGCCCGCCCCGTCCTGGACCCGGACGGCGGCCATTTCGCGGCGCTGGAGGCCCTCCCGGACGTACTGGACTGGCTGTGCGCGACACCACGGACCGACGGGTGA
- a CDS encoding slipin family protein: MVEELVAAGAALASVGAVYAMAAARVVKQYERGVVLRLGKLRSGVRGPGFTMIVPFVDRLQKVNMQIVTMPVPGQDGITRDNVTVRVDAVIYFKVVSAADAVIRVEDYRFAVSQMAQTSLRSIIGKSELDDLLSNREKLNQGLELMIDSPAVEWGVSIDRVEIKDVSLPETMKRSMARQAEADRERRARVINADAELQASKKLAEAAGVMSEQPAALQLRLLQTVVAVAAEKNSTLVLPFPVELLRFLERAQQPAQQAPRAEDPSLRAGQAAADPRQPSAGSQPPPDQPQELSAQAQQLLAQWQQSMQEQLPPVETPLDPDFGGSKSGQD, from the coding sequence ATGGTCGAGGAGCTGGTGGCGGCGGGAGCGGCGCTCGCGTCCGTCGGAGCGGTGTACGCGATGGCCGCCGCCCGAGTCGTCAAACAGTACGAGCGGGGTGTGGTGCTCCGGCTCGGGAAGCTGCGGTCCGGGGTGCGCGGTCCGGGATTCACCATGATCGTGCCCTTCGTGGACCGGCTCCAGAAGGTCAACATGCAGATCGTGACGATGCCGGTGCCCGGACAGGACGGCATCACCCGGGACAATGTCACGGTGCGCGTGGACGCTGTCATCTACTTCAAGGTGGTGTCCGCCGCCGACGCGGTCATCCGGGTCGAGGACTACCGGTTCGCGGTCTCGCAGATGGCGCAGACGTCCCTGCGTTCGATCATCGGCAAGAGCGAGCTGGACGACCTGCTCTCCAACCGGGAGAAACTGAACCAGGGCCTGGAGCTGATGATCGACAGTCCGGCCGTGGAGTGGGGCGTCTCCATCGACCGTGTCGAGATCAAGGACGTGTCGCTGCCGGAGACGATGAAGCGGTCCATGGCGCGCCAGGCGGAGGCCGACCGCGAGCGGCGGGCCCGGGTCATCAACGCGGACGCCGAGCTGCAGGCCTCCAAGAAACTGGCGGAGGCCGCCGGGGTGATGTCGGAGCAGCCCGCCGCGCTCCAACTGCGGCTGCTGCAGACGGTGGTGGCCGTCGCGGCCGAGAAGAACTCCACGCTCGTCCTGCCCTTCCCGGTCGAACTGCTGCGGTTCCTGGAGCGGGCGCAGCAGCCCGCGCAGCAGGCACCTCGCGCGGAGGACCCTTCGCTCCGGGCGGGACAGGCTGCTGCCGATCCGCGGCAGCCGTCGGCCGGATCGCAGCCGCCGCCGGACCAACCGCAGGAGCTGTCGGCCCAGGCGCAACAGCTGCTCGCTCAGTGGCAGCAATCGATGCAGGAGCAACTCCCTCCCGTCGAGACACCGTTGGATCCGGACTTCGGAGGGTCGAAATCCGGACAGGACTAG
- a CDS encoding S1 family peptidase, which translates to MKHRRIPKRRVAVAGAGIAALVAAGVTLQSANASENAPAPELKILSVTAAGKLASTLGKDLGADAAGTYYDAKAKSLVVNVLDKTAAETVEAAGAKARIVENSLAELKGARTTLKQDATIPGTSWAVDPATNKVVVTADRTVKGARMAQLTEVVDGLGAKAELRTTKGEFRTFVAGGDAITGGSGRCSLGFNVVKGGEPFFLTAGHCTEGITTWSDSSGTEIGENADSSFPGDDYGLVKYTADVDHPSEVNLYNGSAQAISGAAEATVGMKVTRSGSTTQVHDGSVTGLDATVNYGNGDIVNGLIQTDVCAEPGDSGGSLFSGSSAIGLTSGGSGDCTSGGETFFQPVTEALSATGTQIG; encoded by the coding sequence TTGAAGCACCGACGCATACCCAAGCGGCGGGTCGCCGTGGCAGGTGCGGGCATCGCCGCACTGGTCGCCGCGGGAGTCACCTTGCAGAGTGCGAACGCGAGTGAGAACGCGCCCGCTCCCGAGCTCAAGATCCTTTCGGTCACGGCGGCCGGAAAGCTCGCCTCGACGCTCGGCAAGGACCTCGGCGCGGACGCGGCGGGAACGTATTACGACGCGAAGGCCAAGAGCCTTGTCGTGAACGTGCTCGACAAGACCGCGGCCGAAACCGTCGAGGCCGCGGGTGCCAAGGCCAGAATCGTCGAGAACTCCCTCGCCGAACTCAAGGGCGCCCGTACGACGCTGAAGCAGGACGCGACCATCCCCGGCACCTCGTGGGCGGTGGACCCGGCGACCAACAAGGTCGTCGTCACCGCGGACCGTACGGTCAAGGGCGCCAGGATGGCGCAGCTGACCGAGGTCGTCGACGGGCTCGGTGCCAAGGCCGAACTCAGGACCACGAAGGGGGAGTTCAGGACCTTCGTCGCCGGTGGTGACGCCATCACCGGTGGCAGCGGCCGCTGCTCGCTCGGCTTCAACGTGGTCAAGGGCGGCGAGCCGTTCTTCCTCACCGCCGGGCACTGCACCGAGGGGATCACCACCTGGTCCGACTCCTCCGGCACCGAGATCGGCGAGAACGCGGACTCCAGCTTCCCCGGCGACGACTACGGCCTGGTGAAGTACACCGCGGACGTGGACCACCCGAGCGAGGTGAACCTCTACAACGGTTCCGCGCAGGCGATCTCGGGCGCGGCCGAGGCCACCGTGGGGATGAAGGTCACCCGCAGCGGGTCCACGACCCAGGTCCACGACGGGTCGGTCACCGGCCTGGACGCCACCGTGAACTACGGCAACGGCGACATCGTGAACGGGCTCATCCAGACCGACGTCTGCGCGGAGCCGGGTGACAGCGGTGGTTCGCTGTTCTCCGGAAGCAGCGCGATCGGACTCACGTCCGGTGGCAGCGGGGACTGCACCTCCGGCGGGGAGACCTTCTTCCAGCCGGTGACCGAGGCGCTGTCCGCCACGGGTACCCAGATCGGCTGA
- a CDS encoding DUF3533 domain-containing protein, which translates to MTRTAQAPHRSFLDEVKDAVTPRATLLVIGVLALQLLFIASYVGALHHPRPKDVAFAVVAPGTAAEQAVARLERLPGKPLDPRVLADEATAREQIANRDIDGALLIDPTGTTDTLLVASGGGKVLASALIALTTELEKSEGRTVRTVDVVPADAQDANGLTPFYLVVGWCVGGYLCASALAVSAGARPAGPRRAVIRLAAMALVAIVGGLGGAVIVGPVLGALPGSVAALWGLGALITFAVGAATLALQCVFGIIGIGVAVLLVVILGNPSAGGALPPPMLPPFWKAIGPALPPGAGTWAARSIAYFKGNDLTASMLVLSAWAVLGSAITLVAGSLRGADPANAAPQERP; encoded by the coding sequence ATGACACGGACAGCACAGGCCCCGCACCGGTCCTTCCTCGACGAGGTGAAGGACGCGGTCACCCCGCGGGCCACGCTGCTCGTCATCGGCGTGCTCGCCCTGCAGCTGCTCTTCATCGCCTCCTACGTGGGGGCGCTGCACCATCCGAGGCCGAAGGACGTGGCGTTCGCAGTGGTCGCGCCGGGCACCGCCGCCGAGCAGGCGGTGGCCCGGCTCGAACGGCTGCCCGGCAAACCCCTGGACCCCCGCGTGCTCGCCGACGAGGCGACGGCACGCGAGCAGATCGCGAACCGTGACATCGACGGCGCCCTGCTGATCGACCCGACCGGCACCACCGACACCCTGCTGGTCGCCTCCGGCGGCGGCAAGGTCCTGGCCAGTGCGCTGATCGCGCTCACCACCGAGCTGGAGAAGAGCGAGGGCCGCACGGTACGGACCGTCGACGTGGTCCCGGCCGACGCGCAGGACGCCAACGGGCTCACACCCTTCTACCTGGTCGTCGGCTGGTGCGTGGGCGGCTATCTGTGCGCCTCGGCACTGGCGGTCAGCGCGGGCGCCCGGCCGGCCGGTCCCCGGCGCGCGGTGATCCGGCTCGCCGCCATGGCCCTGGTCGCGATCGTCGGCGGACTCGGCGGAGCGGTCATCGTCGGGCCGGTCCTCGGAGCGCTGCCGGGCAGCGTGGCGGCCCTGTGGGGGCTCGGCGCGCTCATCACCTTCGCGGTGGGCGCCGCCACGCTCGCGCTCCAGTGCGTCTTCGGGATCATCGGCATCGGAGTGGCCGTCCTGCTGGTGGTGATCCTGGGCAATCCGAGCGCGGGCGGCGCCCTCCCGCCGCCGATGCTGCCGCCGTTCTGGAAGGCGATCGGCCCCGCCCTGCCGCCGGGCGCGGGTACCTGGGCCGCCCGCTCGATCGCCTACTTCAAGGGCAACGACCTGACCGCCTCGATGCTGGTGCTCTCGGCATGGGCCGTGCTGGGAAGCGCGATCACACTCGTCGCGGGCTCTCTGCGCGGGGCCGATCCGGCGAACGCCGCCCCGCAGGAACGCCCCTGA
- a CDS encoding DNA polymerase III subunit alpha — protein sequence MPGFTHLHTASGFSLRYGASHPERLAEQASERGMDALALTDRDTLAGAVRFAKACAAQGVRPLFGVDLAVGEPVRGERRRTPVRGGAFIDESTPRVTFLARDGARAWADLCRIVTAAHAGEGQPLLPWAGNHAEGLTVLLGPASDVGRALAAGRPDRAAKLLAPWREVYGDALRLEAVWHGRRGTGPGSLRLAARTVGFAAEQRVRPVLGNAVRYADAGMGPVADVLDAARRLVPVDPRKELDSGEAWLKDAGAMLAAAERVVEAAGYRRDTAYRLLEQTQATAAECLVDPEDDLGIGAVHFPEPHLVGAGRRTAQRVLASRAAAGMVLRGYDRSPGARDRWERMHHELDIIAHHGFASYFLTVAQVVDDVREMGIRVAARGSGAGSLVNHLLGIAHADPVEHGLLMERFLSKRRQVLPDIDIDVESARRIEVYRAIIGRFGTERVATVAMPETYRVRHAVRDVGAALSMNPADIDRIAKSFPHIRARDARAALEELPELRSLAGEFPKEGAKYGRFWELVEALDALPRGVAMHPCGVLLSDASLLARTPVVPTSGEGLPMSQFDKEDVEDLGLLKLDVLGVRMQSAMAHAVAEVERATGDRIDLDAVEEGDPATYRLIRSTETLGCFQIESPGQRDLVGRLQPETFHDLVVDISLFRPGPVAADMVRPFIEARHGRAPVRHPHPDLEKPLKSTYGVVVFHEQIIDIVAIMTGCGRGEADRVRRGLSDPESQGRIRFWFAQHAAARGYDAETIARTWEIVEAFGSYGFCKAHAVAFAVPTYQSAWLKAHHPAAFYAGLLTHDPGMYPKRLLLADARRRGVPILPLDVNRSAVAHRIELVSESEGFGDREKTSGEPGKTWGVRLALSDVHGISEAEAARIAEGQPYASLLDFWERARPSRPLAGRLAQVGALDVFGANRRDLQLHLTELHRGARGGRGAQLPLGGGQETASAGLPDLSSAERLSAELGVLSMDASRNLMDDHRTFLDELGVVTARRLRAARHGETVLVAGARAATQTPPVRSGKRVIFTTLDDGTGLVDLAFFDDSHDACAHTVFHSWLLLVRGVVQRRGPRSLSVVGAAAWNLADLVELRREEGLDGVALRLAGPQGEAGDGDGSPGAGDPTGGRRIQMSTGYEMHPWADLRPAGDGPAIGKKLWHQSPGSAG from the coding sequence GTGCCTGGCTTCACGCATCTGCACACCGCTTCCGGGTTCTCGCTGCGGTACGGGGCCTCGCATCCGGAGCGTCTCGCCGAGCAGGCCTCCGAGCGGGGCATGGACGCGCTGGCGCTCACCGACCGGGACACCCTCGCGGGTGCGGTCCGCTTCGCCAAGGCCTGCGCCGCGCAGGGTGTGCGTCCACTGTTCGGGGTCGACCTGGCGGTCGGGGAGCCCGTACGGGGGGAGCGGCGCCGGACTCCCGTACGGGGCGGCGCCTTCATCGACGAGTCGACACCCCGGGTGACCTTCCTCGCCCGGGACGGCGCGAGGGCCTGGGCCGACCTCTGCAGAATCGTTACTGCGGCGCATGCGGGAGAGGGGCAGCCGCTGCTGCCCTGGGCCGGCAACCACGCCGAGGGCCTGACCGTGCTGCTCGGGCCCGCCTCCGACGTGGGCCGGGCGCTCGCCGCCGGGCGCCCCGACCGGGCCGCGAAACTGCTCGCGCCCTGGCGGGAGGTGTACGGCGACGCCCTGCGCCTCGAAGCGGTCTGGCACGGACGCAGGGGCACCGGGCCGGGATCCCTGCGGCTGGCCGCCCGTACCGTCGGCTTCGCCGCCGAGCAGCGGGTGCGCCCGGTGCTCGGCAACGCCGTCCGGTACGCCGACGCGGGCATGGGTCCGGTCGCCGACGTGCTGGACGCCGCCCGTCGGCTGGTCCCCGTGGACCCCCGCAAGGAACTGGACAGCGGCGAGGCCTGGCTCAAGGACGCGGGTGCCATGCTGGCCGCCGCCGAACGCGTCGTCGAGGCCGCGGGTTACCGCCGCGACACCGCGTACCGTCTGCTCGAACAGACCCAGGCCACCGCCGCCGAGTGCCTGGTCGACCCGGAGGACGACCTGGGGATCGGCGCCGTGCACTTCCCCGAACCGCATCTCGTCGGGGCCGGCCGCCGCACCGCGCAGCGCGTCCTGGCCTCACGGGCGGCGGCGGGGATGGTGCTGCGCGGCTACGACCGTTCTCCCGGAGCGCGTGACCGCTGGGAGAGGATGCACCACGAGCTGGACATCATCGCCCACCACGGTTTCGCCTCCTACTTCCTGACGGTCGCTCAAGTCGTCGACGACGTGAGGGAGATGGGCATCCGGGTCGCCGCGCGGGGCTCCGGTGCGGGCTCGCTCGTCAATCACCTCCTCGGCATCGCGCACGCCGATCCCGTCGAGCACGGGCTGCTGATGGAACGCTTCCTGTCCAAGCGCCGTCAGGTCCTGCCCGACATCGACATCGACGTGGAGTCCGCACGCCGCATCGAGGTCTACCGCGCGATCATCGGCCGGTTCGGCACCGAGCGGGTCGCGACCGTGGCGATGCCCGAGACGTACCGCGTACGGCATGCCGTACGCGACGTCGGCGCCGCGCTCTCCATGAACCCGGCCGACATCGACCGGATCGCCAAGTCCTTCCCGCACATCCGCGCCCGCGACGCCCGCGCCGCGCTGGAGGAACTGCCCGAACTCCGCTCCCTGGCAGGCGAGTTCCCGAAGGAAGGTGCGAAGTACGGACGGTTCTGGGAACTGGTGGAGGCGCTGGACGCCCTGCCGCGCGGAGTCGCCATGCACCCGTGCGGAGTCCTCCTCTCCGACGCCTCGCTCCTCGCCCGTACGCCGGTCGTGCCGACCAGTGGCGAAGGGCTTCCCATGTCCCAGTTCGACAAGGAGGACGTCGAGGATCTCGGGCTGCTCAAGCTCGATGTGCTGGGGGTGCGGATGCAGTCCGCGATGGCCCACGCGGTGGCCGAGGTGGAGCGGGCCACGGGGGACCGGATCGACCTGGACGCCGTGGAGGAGGGCGACCCGGCGACGTACCGGCTCATCCGGTCCACCGAGACGCTGGGCTGCTTCCAGATCGAGTCACCGGGACAGCGGGACCTGGTCGGCAGGCTCCAGCCCGAGACCTTCCACGACCTCGTCGTCGACATCTCCCTCTTCCGCCCCGGCCCGGTCGCGGCCGACATGGTGCGGCCGTTCATCGAGGCGCGGCACGGCCGGGCGCCGGTCCGCCACCCGCATCCGGATCTGGAGAAACCGCTGAAGAGCACGTACGGGGTCGTGGTCTTCCACGAGCAGATCATCGACATCGTCGCCATCATGACCGGCTGCGGGCGCGGTGAGGCGGACCGGGTGCGGCGCGGGCTGTCCGACCCCGAGTCGCAGGGGCGGATCCGCTTCTGGTTCGCGCAGCACGCGGCCGCGCGGGGGTACGACGCGGAGACGATCGCCCGCACCTGGGAGATCGTCGAGGCCTTCGGGTCGTACGGCTTCTGCAAGGCGCACGCGGTCGCCTTCGCCGTGCCGACCTACCAGTCGGCCTGGCTGAAGGCGCATCACCCGGCGGCCTTCTACGCGGGGCTGCTCACGCACGATCCCGGGATGTACCCGAAGCGGCTGCTGCTCGCGGACGCGCGGCGGCGGGGGGTGCCGATCCTGCCGTTGGACGTGAACAGGTCGGCGGTCGCACACCGTATCGAACTGGTGTCTGAATCGGAAGGTTTCGGGGACCGCGAAAAGACCTCCGGGGAGCCCGGGAAGACCTGGGGTGTCCGGCTCGCGCTCTCCGACGTGCACGGCATCAGCGAGGCGGAGGCGGCACGGATCGCGGAAGGGCAGCCGTACGCCTCGTTGCTCGACTTCTGGGAACGGGCCCGGCCGAGCCGTCCCCTGGCCGGACGGCTCGCGCAGGTGGGCGCGTTGGACGTCTTCGGTGCCAACCGCCGTGACCTGCAACTGCACCTGACGGAACTGCACCGGGGCGCGCGCGGTGGCCGCGGGGCCCAACTCCCGCTGGGCGGCGGGCAGGAGACCGCGTCGGCCGGACTGCCGGACCTGTCCTCGGCAGAACGGCTCAGCGCCGAACTGGGCGTGCTCTCCATGGACGCCTCACGCAACCTGATGGACGATCACCGGACGTTCCTGGACGAGCTGGGCGTCGTCACGGCACGCCGGCTGCGGGCGGCCCGGCATGGTGAGACGGTGCTGGTCGCGGGCGCCAGGGCGGCCACCCAGACGCCGCCCGTCCGTTCCGGCAAGCGGGTCATCTTCACCACCCTGGACGACGGCACGGGCCTGGTCGACCTCGCCTTCTTCGACGACTCCCACGACGCGTGCGCGCACACCGTCTTCCACTCCTGGCTCCTGCTCGTGCGCGGGGTGGTGCAGCGGCGCGGCCCGCGCAGCCTCAGCGTGGTCGGGGCGGCCGCCTGGAACCTCGCCGACCTGGTGGAACTGCGCCGCGAGGAAGGGCTGGACGGCGTGGCGCTGAGACTGGCCGGGCCGCAGGGGGAGGCCGGGGACGGGGATGGCTCCCCGGGCGCTGGAGATCCGACGGGCGGCCGTCGAATCCAGATGTCCACGGGATACGAAATGCATCCGTGGGCGGATCTGCGCCCGGCGGGCGACGGGCCCGCGATCGGAAAGAAGCTGTGGCACCAGAGTCCGGGGAGTGCGGGATGA
- a CDS encoding DNA polymerase Y family protein, whose product MTILCVRFQLPPTREAALPRLLGTLEEFTPVVEALPPDGALADLRGAERYFRRDVGELASLIRVRTLAWHGVDCAIGAGPGPMFARMALRGAAPGTTRVVPGEPRALAEFLEEQPVRALPGVGTATARTLCEYGLDSVGKVAAAPLSTLQRLTSARTGRELHEMAQGIDRGRVVPNAVSRSLATERPFSRDELDPDQHRRALLCAAEELGSRLRALGKVCRTLTLTVRYADLPPSRTGSGGGTPATTTRSRTLPEPTAHSSALTDAAYRMYEALGLQRARVRGIALRAEGLDPAEQASYQLTFDPVDEKARRIEEVADRVRAKFGPRAVIPGALAA is encoded by the coding sequence ATGACCATCCTCTGCGTACGTTTCCAGCTGCCTCCGACGCGCGAGGCCGCGCTGCCTCGACTCCTCGGCACGCTGGAGGAGTTCACGCCCGTCGTCGAGGCGCTGCCGCCCGACGGGGCGTTGGCGGATCTGCGGGGCGCCGAACGGTACTTCAGGAGGGACGTCGGGGAGCTGGCCTCGCTGATCCGGGTGCGCACGCTCGCCTGGCACGGCGTCGACTGCGCGATCGGGGCGGGCCCCGGCCCGATGTTCGCGCGGATGGCTCTGCGGGGAGCCGCCCCCGGGACGACCCGCGTGGTGCCCGGCGAACCCCGCGCCCTCGCGGAGTTCTTGGAGGAACAGCCCGTGCGGGCGCTGCCGGGAGTCGGCACCGCCACCGCCCGCACCCTGTGTGAGTACGGCCTGGACAGCGTCGGCAAGGTGGCCGCCGCGCCGCTGTCCACGCTGCAACGGCTCACCAGCGCCCGTACCGGCCGCGAACTGCACGAGATGGCACAGGGCATCGACCGCGGCCGGGTCGTACCGAACGCCGTCTCCCGGTCGCTCGCCACCGAGCGACCCTTCTCGCGCGACGAGCTGGACCCGGACCAGCATCGGCGCGCCCTGCTCTGTGCGGCCGAGGAGTTGGGCTCCAGACTGCGCGCCCTGGGGAAGGTGTGCCGCACGCTCACCCTGACCGTCCGCTACGCCGACCTTCCCCCCTCTCGAACAGGGTCGGGCGGGGGGACTCCCGCCACGACGACCCGCAGTCGCACCCTTCCCGAGCCGACCGCCCACTCCTCGGCGCTCACCGACGCCGCCTACCGCATGTACGAGGCGCTCGGCCTGCAGCGCGCCCGCGTCCGCGGCATCGCCCTGCGCGCGGAGGGGCTCGACCCCGCCGAACAGGCGTCCTACCAGCTCACTTTCGACCCGGTGGACGAGAAGGCCCGTCGCATCGAGGAGGTGGCGGACCGGGTCCGGGCGAAGTTCGGGCCGCGGGCGGTGATACCGGGCGCGCTGGCGGCATAG
- a CDS encoding cupin domain-containing protein: MPVVRSSEAVVHEIHGARFVSYATPLSGSKELCAWRGEIPAGTKAPAHTVNREEIFHLLSGELLMTLDGHTERITAGDTVIIGPGATLTVENPTQETAVSWVTTSIGLQAKLADGTVITPPWAN; the protein is encoded by the coding sequence GTGCCCGTCGTCCGCTCGTCCGAAGCCGTGGTCCACGAGATCCACGGAGCCCGTTTCGTCTCGTACGCCACTCCCCTCAGCGGGAGCAAGGAACTGTGCGCCTGGCGGGGTGAGATCCCCGCCGGCACCAAGGCGCCCGCGCACACCGTCAACCGGGAGGAGATATTCCATCTCCTCTCCGGGGAACTGCTGATGACGCTCGACGGCCACACCGAGCGGATCACCGCGGGCGACACCGTGATCATCGGTCCCGGCGCGACTCTCACCGTGGAGAACCCGACCCAGGAGACAGCGGTCTCCTGGGTCACCACGTCGATCGGCCTCCAGGCGAAGCTGGCCGACGGCACCGTCATCACCCCGCCGTGGGCCAACTGA
- a CDS encoding MarR family winged helix-turn-helix transcriptional regulator, which produces MQNSEAMALSAALLAAAGELTQRIHEGVVARGFEGLRPAHGFAFARIASGGATATELAAHLGVTKQAASQLVDEVVRKGYAERRPHPDDARARLVVLTERGQECTRAAEEAAAEAVRPWVELLGEGEVRALRDRLLCIAPYGPIRPAW; this is translated from the coding sequence GTGCAGAACTCCGAGGCCATGGCCCTGTCCGCCGCCCTGCTCGCCGCCGCCGGTGAGCTCACGCAGCGCATCCACGAAGGCGTCGTCGCCCGTGGATTCGAGGGGCTGCGGCCCGCGCACGGGTTCGCCTTCGCCCGGATCGCGTCCGGCGGGGCGACGGCCACCGAGCTGGCCGCCCACCTGGGCGTGACCAAGCAGGCGGCGAGTCAGCTTGTCGACGAGGTGGTCCGCAAGGGGTACGCGGAGCGGCGGCCGCACCCCGACGACGCGCGGGCCCGGCTCGTCGTACTGACCGAGCGGGGCCAGGAGTGCACGCGGGCGGCGGAGGAAGCGGCCGCCGAGGCGGTACGGCCCTGGGTTGAACTGCTTGGCGAGGGTGAAGTCAGGGCGTTGCGTGACCGTTTGCTGTGCATTGCACCCTACGGTCCCATCAGGCCCGCCTGGTGA